The DNA region GGACGAGACCGGCGGTGGGGAGGTTGAACGAGGGGATCGTCGCCGCCACCACGACCAGAGAGGCCCGGGGCACGCCGGCGATGCCCTTGCTGGTCACCATCAGGACCAGCAGCATGGTGATCTGCGTCGAGAGGTCCATCTCGACGCCGAAGGCCTGCGCTACGAACAGGGCCGCGAAGGTCTGGTACATCATCGAGCCGTCGAGATTGAACGAGTAGCCCAGCGGCAGCACGAAGCCGGTGATGCGCTCCGAGACGCCGAACTTCATCAACTGCTCGACCATCTTCGGGAAGGAGGCCTCGCTGCTCGACGTGGAGAAGGCGATCATCATCGGTTGCCGCAGCAGGCGCAGCAGGGTCTTGATCGCCCCGCCGAGCACCACGGTTCCGGCCGCGATGATGACGACCCAGAGAACCGCGAGGCCGAAGTAGAAGGCGCTGACGAACTTGCCGTAGGTCACCAGCACGCCGAGGCCCTGCGTGGTGATGACGGCCGCCATCGCGGCGAACACGCCGACCGGCGCGAAGCGCATCACGTAGTCGGTGAACTTGAGCATGATCGGGACGATCTCGTCGATCGACTTGGCGACGGTCGGAGCGAGCGAGGTCTTCACGGAGCTCAGGGCGAAGCCGAAAAAGACGGAGAAGACGAGGATCTGAAGCACCTCGTTGGTCGCCATCGCCTGGACGATGCTGACGGGCACGACGTGCGCCACGAAATCCTTGAGGTTCAGGGCACCGGTCTGCAGGTTCGTGGTGGCGCTGGCTTCAGGGAGCGGCAGGTTCAGGCCGTGACCGGGATGCAGGAGGTTGGCGAGCAGGAGGCCGATGGACAGGGACACCACGGAGGCGGTGATAAACCAGCCCAGCGCCTTGAACGCGACCCGGCCGACGGCGCCGCCACTCGCGCCGAGGCTGGAGATGCCGGAGACGATGGTGGCGAACACCAGCGGTGCGATGATCATCTTGATCATGCGCAGGAAGACGTCCGACACGATGGTAAAGTACCCGGCAATCGCCTTGGCCTCAGCCGGCGTCGCGAAAGTGTTGCACAGGTAACCGGTCGCTATTCCGAGGAACAGGCTGACCATGATGTAGGTAGTCAGCCTGTTCGAGGCGTGAGGCTTGCTGCTCACCTGCATGACGTCGTCCTCCGCGCCACCGAGTGGAGCGGCAACCGAGCGTGGCGCTTGTTTTTCTTGCGTCTCGGCTGCCGGCAACGATCAGGATTGAAGAGGCTCGTCGGCCTATCCGAGCTTGGACAGCACGGCCGTGCGGGCCTGCGTCGAGGGCACGTTGCGGGCGCGGACCGCCTCGATCAGCCGGTCGATGTCCGCCGTGGTGTTGAACATCCCGAGCGACACCCGGATGCCGTCGCGCTCGGGCGAGACGCGGATGCCGTTCTGCGTGAAGTAGTCGAGCCACTCGGCCGCCGGCAGGGCGATGACGTAGATATGCGGCGCGCGGTGCTGACGGTCGCGCGGGCCGACCAAGCCGACATCAAGTTCGTCGAGGTGCTCGATGAGGTAGTCGCCGAGGTCGAAGCAGTGGCCCTCGATGTTCTCGATGCCGACCGTGTTGATGAGGTCGATGGCGGCACCCAGGCCCTGGATGGCCGGGAGGTTGTAGTTGCCGAGCTCGAACCGGCACGCCGTCGCCGGCAGGGCCATGTTGTCCTCCCGGGCGATGAAGTCGGTCGGCGGCTCGGCGAGGCTGGCCGCGGCGAGGTAGGCCGGCTCCATCTCGATCTTGGAGGAGTCCCAGTAGAGCAGGCCCAACCCCTGGGGCACCAGCAGGCCCTTGTGGGTGCCCGAGCCGATGAAGGTCGCCTTCATCGTCTTGGCGTCGATGGGCGTCACGCCGATGCCCTGCATCACATCGACGACGAAGTAGAGGCCGTGCCGCTCGCACAGCTCGCCGACGCTCTCGACATCGAACCGATGGCCGGCGTGGAAGGTCACGTGCGACATGGAGATCGCCCGCGTCCTGTCGTCGATGTGCGAGCGGAAGCTGTCGGCGTTCACCACCTGGGTCATCGGGATGAACACGACCTCGACGCCCTTCTTCTTCAGGTTGAGGAAGGCGTAGGCGTTGTTCGGATGGTCGCCGTGGATCATCAGCACCTTGTCGCCGGCCTTCAGCGGCAGCGCGTTGGCGGCGATGTTCATGCTCTCCGAGGTGTTCTTGGTGAACGCGATCTCGTGCGGCTGCGCGCCGAGCAGCGTCGCGACCTTGGCGCGGGTCTCTTCGAGGCGGCTGAGCCAGACCTGCTTGGGGCCGGCGGTCTCGAACCCTTCGCGCAGGAAGCGCTCGTACGCCTCCTTCACGGGGCGGGAGAGCGGGGTCTGGAAGCCGCTGTCGAGATAGACCACGTGCTCGGCGGCCGGAAACGCCTGACGAACGGCAGCGACGTCGTAGTGTTGGGTCATGATACCCTCCGGTAGCGCAGACGCGACGAGGCGTTGCGCCGGAAGTCCCGGCGAGCCTTCGACCCATCTCAAGCTTTGAATGGCGGCAGTGCTACTATATCTGCCAATCCGTGCCCAAAAGCCGGGCATGTCAGTGGCATGACAAGAAAATACACTACGTCCGCTACGCGTCGAGCCGGATCATCATCCAGCGGTATTTTTCATTCCGAAAATTGAGAATTATCGAAATCGTCGTTGTCTTGCAGGATGGTGCTGGACAAGAGGGCGGCCGCTTCTTGAAGGGGCTCGATGAACGCGTCGAGGTCCTCGAAGCCGACGCGGGCGGAGGGCACCGACACGCCCAGGCAAGCGATCAGGTCCCCCTTCGGCGAGACGATGGGCACGGCGCAGCCGACGACGCCGAGGACGTATTCCTCGTTGGTCTTCGCCCAGCCCCTGCGCCGGATCACGTCGAGCTGGGCGAGAAGCGTCTTCGGGTCCGCGATGGTCGTCGGAGTGTACTGCGCGAGCGGAAGGGAGTGGGCGAGTCGTTGCCGGACCTTGGTAGGCAGCCGGCTCATGTAGATCTTGCCCGTCGAGGTGCAGTGGAGCGGTGCGGCTGATCCGGGATTGAACTGCAGGCCCTGCTGTTGCTTCGTCTGCACGCTGTCGACATATGCCACCGCGTTATCGCGGACGATGCCGATCTCGCACTGCTCACCGATCCGGTCGGCCACCGCGCTCAGGACCGCGTGCCGCCGCACCGTGCGGAAGGCCGCCCCGATGGTCTTGGCCGAGAGGGTGACCAGCGTGCTCCCGACGACGTAGCGCTTCGTGCCGAGAGCCTTCTGGATGAGGCCGCGGTCCTCAAGGTTGCCGATGAGTCGATGCGCGGTGGGAAGCGGCAGGGCGAGGGCCGAGGCGATCTCGGCCGCCGACAGTGCCTTCCGTTGCTCGGCCACGAAGGTCAGGATGGCCAGGGCCCGATCCAGTGGCGCGTCGCGCGACCTGTGAAGTTCATCGGCCACGTTGGCTTCCTCGTACGGCTTACGCTCGGCTGTGCCCTAGTTGCACGAACATGCAAGGGCTACCGACCGGCGGGGATGCCTCATCGAGACCTGAGCTCAAGACGCACACTCTCGCCCTACCGCCTCCGGGAAGGCTGCGTCCGCCTCGGTGTCTATCTGCCCGAAAGCGGACCGGCGGAAATCCACCCTGAGCGGTCGATCCGCAATCGATCGACTCCAGCCGCCGGAAACGCCGTTTGCGTTTATCCGAAGCGGTCGTTCGCCAGACTTCCGGCAATTTTGGCTCGGAGTGGAAACCGAACCCTGACCTCTCGCAGCGAACCAGACGTTGCGGCCTGAACCCAACTCGGAGCGTATGCCCCTGTTTCTCACGCAACGGATCATGATCTACGTCTTCGTATCGTAGAGATTTGTTTTCTTTCGTATCCTGTCAATTGTCATCACCAGTCTATCTTGTGCATCGTAGATGCACACCGCCATTTTTAGGAATTCGAATTGCTCTTCAGCAACTATTTTGGCCTCCGAAATCGTCCATATCTTCGTTGTCAGTGTCTTATATCGTCCATCACTCATAACCCTCGTTTGATACAGCAAATCACTCATTTGCTCATCTTGATCTATGAAAATATTGAGTTATTAAAATTATCATTCTGTAAAGTTGTTGCCTAAGCACGCCGATAGATCCCGTTCTGGCCGCTTTATCAAAATACAATTGATAAGCGGAACGTCTTTGAGCTAGAACCGCATGCGCTCCACTATCGTGAAAGCGGTTAGCCCTTGTTGGCGAGTTTCAAGCGTTGTCGAGGCAGGTGGAGGGTGACTATCCCGCCGGCAAGCCACCCACGTGGTCGTGACAAGGTCACTAATCTTTTGCTCCGCCGGCTGGCAGACCGCTGCTCCGCCTCGACAGCAGGCTCCTCCCACCGTTCAAGCAGCCATGCAGACATAAGTTGTCAGGGCACTATGCGAAAACTTGCGGTTTCAATCCTTGACATATCATTCAAGCTAAGCCGCCATTCTGTTTCCGCTTGCTCGAATTTGACGCCGTATACGTCGCAGTCATCAGCCATTGAGACGCCAATAAATTTGATCGATTGCAGCTCGCCCCACCATTCTAGGACTCGCTTATTATCGATAAGCTGCTTCTCAAAGGCTTGCGCCAAATTTGGAGACATTAGGTCGGGTTCGGGAACCCCGAGCTGTGTTGCTTTGATCATGCGACGAAGTGCATGCTCGCTGCCGGGTTTCGGTTTGTTCGCGGCCTTCCGCGATTTGATGGACTCCTCAACAGCATCCGCCTTTTCCTTGCTGATGCGCGGCGCAGTTTGCTCCTTGCCGTTTTGATGAAGTATCAATGCAGTCACTGCGCCGCTGTCATCTTTCACGAAGCTGAGCTGCGCCTTAATATGCGAATTTCTATAGAAAAACTTTGACGAGCTTTCCGCGAGAATGGAGAAAAACATCTGGTCCGTGAGCCTGGAAATCAAACCTCCTTCGTCACGATCGATGGTGAAGATTTTGGTCGGGGCCAGTTGATAGAAGCCTACGAACTGATCCAGCGCTGCTGGATCGATGGCCACCACTTTGCGGGGGAGCGCCTGTTCCGCTTTCAGGCGTTCAACCTTATCTGCGTCGCTTTCCGCGCCGATCCTGCTGGTCAGTTCCTCACCTCTGCACGCAATCGACGCCAACTAGCGAATCCGTATTTGCGGGCAATTTCCTTCTGGGCTGCCGACAACTGTGCGGCCGGATCAGACACACGAAGCGTCTTGAGCCGCGCCTTCGCTTCGTTGCGAAGATGCTCAAGGTTCGGACGATCCGGGAGAGCACGCGTCTGAGCGGCGTGCGACAGGATGGCCTCGACCATAGATTCCTTCCTTCCTCAGCGCCCATCGTCCGCGTTGCTGGGCAGGAAGTCAGGTATGATCAAGGATGCCGAATGGGCTACGCCCTTCACGCGGACCGTTGGCCTATCCTGAGGCCAGGTAGAGATCCTATGTCTGGATTTGGAAGATGGCAAGAACGGGTTGCTAGAGCCGTTCCCGGTCAGGTAGCGACAGCCAAGTCGTCCTCGTAGCCAGCTGCGGCGAGGTAGTTGCGGCACTCCTGCGGAGTGAAGCGCGTGAAGGCCTGGCGGATCGCCGGCCAGAGATCCGGGATCGTGCGAGCGGCCGCGCTGCGCAACAGCGCCTTCAGCTTTGCGAAGGCCTGCTCAATCGGGTTGAAATCAGGGCTGTATGACGGGAGGTAGAGCAGCCGCGCTCCTGCGGCCTCGATCGCCTCACGCACGCCAGCGACCTTGTGGGCTGGCAGGTTGTCCATGACGACGATGTCGCCCGGGTGCAGCACCGGGATCAGGGTCTCGGTGACGTAGCTGCAGAAGCGCCTGCCGTTCGTAGGACCGTCCAGCAGCGCGGTCGCGCACAGCCCGCTGGTGCGCAGGGCAGCGGTGACGGTAGTGGTTTTGTAGTGACCCTGCGGGGCTGCGAGCCGGCAGCGCTCGCCGCGTGGTGCCCAACCATAGCGCCGCGCCATGTTGGTGGCCGCCGCCGTCTCGTCCAGGAACACCAGCCGGTCCGGGTCGAGCTCGGGCTGTGCCTCGAACCACGCCTCGCGGGCCGCTCTTACGTCGGCACGCTCCTGCTCAGCTGCGTACGTCGCCCCTTTTCCAGCTGATCCCGTGGCGGGCAAAGAAGCGCGACAGGCCGCTCGTGCTGGTCTGGACGCCCTGCTCAGCCAACCGGTCGCGCAGCTCGCGTAAGAAGAGGCGAGGCTCCTGCTCGGAAGTCATCAGGATCAGCCCAGCATGCGCCTCGATGCGCTTCGAGGTGTGATCACCGCCCATCGGCTTGGGCGCGACATGGCCCTCTTGGTGTGAGCGCTGCGACCAGCGGCTGGCGCTCGAGACACTGACCCCAAAGCGAGCCGCGGCTCGGTGGCACGAGGCACCTGCCGCCACGGCAGCCACGACACGCTCGCGTAAGTCGACGGACAGAGGTGAAGGCATCAGCATGCTCCTTCACCCGTCAACCCGCCACCCGCTAATCCGTCGCAATCAGCCCGGGACCGGCTCTAAAGGGTGAGTCGCGCGGAGCGGCAACTTCTGCTTCGATGCGTGAACTGCTCGGAAGCGGACTGGCAGGAAGCACCCGAGACGTTCGCCCAGGGCGGTTGGCGGCGGCCGAGGATGGCCGTAAGCGGAAGGGCGGTTTGCGGAAGTTGGGGGAGCAGATAGCAGACATGGCGTTTCGGCCTCTCGCAAAATCGCGAACTGAAGATGTGCTTCTGTTATCGAAGACAGCCGCCTCACTCATCATAGCGCCATCAGGATTGTAGTTCTCTTTGGCCTCCTTCGTCTTTCAGGATATGCCTGATGAAGGCCGAGATGAGGTCGATCGTACCTGCGAAAGCTTCGCGATGTGGTTCATGTCCGACGTGTGGCAATTCACGGACGGTGAGCAGGCCGGGCGGACAAGATCTGCGGGCTGCAGCGATCTGGGCTCGTGTCCCGTAGGCGTCCTCGGTTCCCTGGATGAGTGTCACGGGGACGGTCAGGCGTGTCAGCGCAGCCTCAATCGTCCATCCACGCCGGCCCGGATCGAGCCAAGCGTCGTTCCAGCCGCGGAAGGTCCCTTCGACATCGGCGTGCCAGCGGCCGAGGCGTGTCTTCAAGAGCCCCCGCTCGTAGGCGGCTCGGGTTCGCCGGATCGCGGACAGCGTGACCTCCTCCACGAAGAAATGCGGCGCGATCAGCACGCCGCCCCGCAGGCGGACACCGCCTTCCGCCAGGGCGAGCGCGGCAATTGAGGCGCCGTCGGAATGGCCGATCAGCACGCAGCTCCTGACATCCGCCGCGTCAAGTATCCGCGGGAGGACCGCGCGGGCCTCGTGCTCCAGATAGTCGGCCGGGCGAGGCAAGGGCACCGGGCTCGATGCGCCATAGCCCTGGCGGGAGACGGCCAGGACACCGCACTCGGTCGCTCGGGCGAGGGTCTCGGGCAGGGCACCCCATTGCATCGCCGAACCGAGGCCTTCGTGGAGCAACACTAGCGTGGGGGCCACCTCCGGCTGTCGACCGATGAAATGGTATTCCAGCCGGCCATCGCCGAGATCGAAGAAGCCGGAGGACTGCAGGCGAGCCATGTCATCACTCCCACCGGGATTCGACCAGCACTTGTCGTCCTTTCCTTGGAACAGGGAAGGACTGACCGGACGGGGGCGTGCAGGCGGAGGACCAGCGGGACGCTCGCCCCGGAAGGTCGCTCCGCCTGCACGAGGGGCCGTCACGCCCGGTCGAGGTTGCCCCGCGTCTCCGGCGTGATGACGGCGCCGACGAGGTAGACCAGCGTGACGCCGGTCATCACGACCGTCAGCACCATCGGGATCTGCGTCGGCCCGTCGGCAACGAGGGAGACGAACGTCGGCAGCATGCCGCCGAGCGCAAAGCCGATGTTCCAGGTCAGGCCCGTCCCGGTGGCCCTCACGGCCGTCGGAAACTTCTCGTTGAGGAAGATCAACAGCGGCGCGTAGCTGGCGTTGGCGATGAGCGAGAGAAGGAAGGCACAGGCCGCGACCCCCATGAGGCTCGTCGTGTTCGCCATGGTCAGGAAGAGAACGGGAAAGGCGAACAGGCGGATGACTCCCATCAGCAAGAACGACCGCTTGCGCCCGATATGCTGGCTTAGTTCGCCCATGCCGCAGGCGCCGATTGCCGCCGCCACGTTGGCGCCGATCAGGATCATCGAGGCAGTGGCGTTCGGTACGCCGTTCACGAGCTTGAGGAGGGTCGGCAGGTAGCCGGACGTGAGGTAGTAGGCCGCGCCGCCGCCGAAGGAGATGAGCGTCGCGACCGCGAAGCTTCCCCGGTTGGACGGCGAGAACAGCGAGCGAATCGGCGAGGCCTTCGCCGGAGCACCCTCCCGGAGCGCGGCCTTGCGGGCCTGCAGGTCCTTGAAGATCGGGGATTCCTCGAGGTTGCGGAAGAGGATCAGGCCGATCACCGAGGTCAGTAGGCCCGAGAAGAACATCACCCGCCAGCCCCAGTCGGCGAAGGCCTCGCCCGGCGCCATGAGCGAGACGAGATAGAAGACCAGGGAGGCCAGGAGGCCGCCGATGGCCGAGCCCCCGCTGCCGACCGCCCCGGACATCAGCCCCCGCCACCGCTCCGGCACAGATTCCGTACCGATCGTGTGGGATGCCGCGACGACACCGCCGACGAAGACGCCCTGGACGAGGCGGAAGAACAGGAAGATCGCGGTGGCGAGCCATCCGATCTGGCCGACCGTCGGCAGGAGGCCGAAGACCGCCGTCGACAGGCCGACGCCGATCACCGCCACCATGAGGGCGCGGCGGCGGCCGAAGCGGTCCGCATAGGAGCCGAACAGGGCGGAGCCGAGGGGCCGGATCAGCAGCGTGACCGCGAAGGAGGCATAGGCTCCGGCCAGCGATAGCATCGGCTTGTCCGCCGGGAAGAACAAGGTGCCGACGACCGGCGCCACGTAGAGCAGAATGAACAGGTCGAAGAGATCGAGCCCCCAGCCGAACAGCGAGGCCATGGCGGCCGTCGCCGTCTGCCGGCCGGTGGGCCTGGCGAGGGCGGGGGGATCGGATGCGAAGGTGGCGGCGGTCTGCATGGGGTTCCTCCGGGGGATGCGGTCGTTGCCGCGGTGGGGCCGGTTCGGGCGCTGGGTCTGGACGGGAGCCATTCGGGCGCGCGCCGTCGTTTCCCGCCTGGGCGGGATCGAAGCGATGCGGTGAAGGTCACGGGATGGGGGGAGCCGCTATGCAGCCCCCCGGCGCGGCCGGGCTATGAGCCGGTGAAGCGCGGCGCGCGCTTGGCGTGGAACGCTTCGACGCCCTCGCGGAAGTCATCGGCCTGCCGCAGGCGGCTGTAGCAATGCCCTTCGAGCTCGATGGCGATGGAGAGGCTCGCATCCTCGGTGTCGTTGAGGAGCTTCTTGGCGGTGCGCTGGGCGATGGGGGAGAAGGCGCGCAATTCGTCGACCAGCGCGTCGGTGGCCTTCTCCAGGTCCGCGTCGGCCACGCATTCGGTGGCGATGCCCCAGTCGAGGGCCTGCCGTCCGGGGATGCGCTTGGAGCGCATCACGATGTCCTTGGTCCGGGTGATGCCGACGATCTTCTGGAGACGGGCCGAGCCGCCGGAGCCGGGAATCTGCCCGAGCTTCTGCTCGGGCAGGGCGTAACGGCAGGTCTCGGAGACGATGCGGAAGTCGCAGGCCAGCGAGATCTCGAAGCCGACGCCGAACGTGTAGCCCCGGTTGGCGGCGATGACGGGCTTCGAGCAGCGGGCCGGCGCCGCCATGTTCCAGGCGAGCTTCGAGACGTGCTCGGGCGAGGCGTCGAGGAAGCCCTTGATGTAGCCCCCCGACGAGAAGTGTTCGCCCTCCGCCCGCAGGACGATGACCCGCACGCGGGGATCCTCGTCCAGCGCCTCGAACACCTTACGGATCTCGTCGCGCTGGGGCATCGCAATGACGTTCATGGGCGGCCGCGCCAGGATCACGTCGGCGCGCTCGCGCTCCGAGTCGATCTCGACGCGGAACCCGTCGAGGTTCGTCAGGCGCGGGTCGATGGTGTGGGTGTCGCTCGTCATGGGTTTGGTCTCTCGCTTGTGATTCGGAGTGGGGGCGGGACCGTCAGGCAGCCTCGTGGCCTTCGGCATGGGGCTCGGCCCCGCCTTCCAGGACGTACTCGCCGGCCACGAGTTGGCGGCGCAGCAGCTTGCCGACCGGCGATTTCGGGATCTCGTCCACGAAGACGTAGCGGCGCGGCAGCTTGTGACTCGGCAGGCCGCCGGCCCGGCAATGGGCGTCGAGCGCCGCCGCGTCGGTGCTGCCGCTCCGCTTGATGAAGGCCGCGACGATCCGGCCCCAGCGCTCGTCGGGCAGGCCGACGACGGCGACTTCGGACACCGCCGGATGCAGGGACAGGCGGCTCTCGATCTCGACGGGCGAGACGTTCTCGCCTCCGGTGATGATCATGTCGTCCACCCGCCCGGTGACGTAGAGGTCGCCGTCGGCGTCGGCGAAGCCGGTGTCGCCAGTGAAGTACCAGCCGTCGCGGAAGGCCTTGGCGTCGGCCTCGGGGCGATGCCAGTAGCCCTCGAAGGCTTCGTCGCCCTTGGCGATGACGGCGATCTCGCCCTCCTCGCCCGGCGCGGCGGTCTGGTTAGGATCGCCCCCCAGGGACACGACACGTACCATGGTGTTGAGACCCGCCCGCCCGGCCGAGCCGGGCTTAACCGCCGCCTCGTGGTTGATTGTGAAGGTGTAGACCTCCGACGAGCCGTAATGATTGACGAAGAGGTCCGGCCGGAACGCCTCGGTCAGGCGGGCGAGCAGGCCGTCCGTCATCGGTGCCCCGGCGAAGCCGAGCTTGCGCACGGAGGTCGTGTTGGTCGCCTGGAAATCCCGGTGGTGCACGAGGTCGTGGTAGAGGGTCGGCACGAGGTAGAGGTTGGTGATCCGCTCGGCCGCGATCAGCCGCAGCGCCCCCGCCACATCGAACCGGGGAAGGCAGACGAAAGTCCCACCGATCAGCGACATGGCGAGGAGCGAGCGCACCCCCATCGTGTGATAGAGCGGCATCACGCCGAGCGTGCGCTCGCCGCGCCCGTAGAGATTTTGCGCCACGTGGGCCACGGCCGCCGCCCGCTCCGCCCGGTGTCGCCGTGGGACCCCCTTGGGCTTGGCGGTCGTGCCGGAGGTGTAGAGCATCAGCGAGATCGCCTCCGCGTCGGCCCGGGGCGTCGCCGGCGAGCCTTCGGTGGCCGCAAGGTCGGCGAAGGCTATCTCGCCGGGGCCGGGTGGCGTGCCGACGGCAATGCGCGGGATCCGCTGCGATGCCGCGCTCTCACGCAGGCTCGCGGCCGAGACCGGTTCGTAGGCGATGGCGCAGGCTTCCGCGTTCTCGATCGCGAAATCGATCTCCTCGGCCTTGGCCCGCCAGTTGATTGGCGTGATCACGATTCCCAAGAACTGGCAGGCCCAGTGCAGGGTCGCCGCCTCGTGCCGGTTCTGAAGGACCGTGACGAGGTGGTCGCCGGGCTTCAGCCCGAGCCGGTCGAGCCCGGCCACGGTCGCGGAAATGACCCCGAACC from Methylobacterium sp. NMS14P includes:
- a CDS encoding dicarboxylate/amino acid:cation symporter, yielding MQVSSKPHASNRLTTYIMVSLFLGIATGYLCNTFATPAEAKAIAGYFTIVSDVFLRMIKMIIAPLVFATIVSGISSLGASGGAVGRVAFKALGWFITASVVSLSIGLLLANLLHPGHGLNLPLPEASATTNLQTGALNLKDFVAHVVPVSIVQAMATNEVLQILVFSVFFGFALSSVKTSLAPTVAKSIDEIVPIMLKFTDYVMRFAPVGVFAAMAAVITTQGLGVLVTYGKFVSAFYFGLAVLWVVIIAAGTVVLGGAIKTLLRLLRQPMMIAFSTSSSEASFPKMVEQLMKFGVSERITGFVLPLGYSFNLDGSMMYQTFAALFVAQAFGVEMDLSTQITMLLVLMVTSKGIAGVPRASLVVVAATIPSFNLPTAGLVLLVGIDAFLDMGRTMTNVIGNGVATAVVAKWEHELGAPVEDDAEFLSPVGVVTPTGAAQSASA
- a CDS encoding aminotransferase class V-fold PLP-dependent enzyme; this translates as MTQHYDVAAVRQAFPAAEHVVYLDSGFQTPLSRPVKEAYERFLREGFETAGPKQVWLSRLEETRAKVATLLGAQPHEIAFTKNTSESMNIAANALPLKAGDKVLMIHGDHPNNAYAFLNLKKKGVEVVFIPMTQVVNADSFRSHIDDRTRAISMSHVTFHAGHRFDVESVGELCERHGLYFVVDVMQGIGVTPIDAKTMKATFIGSGTHKGLLVPQGLGLLYWDSSKIEMEPAYLAAASLAEPPTDFIAREDNMALPATACRFELGNYNLPAIQGLGAAIDLINTVGIENIEGHCFDLGDYLIEHLDELDVGLVGPRDRQHRAPHIYVIALPAAEWLDYFTQNGIRVSPERDGIRVSLGMFNTTADIDRLIEAVRARNVPSTQARTAVLSKLG
- a CDS encoding IclR family transcriptional regulator; this encodes MADELHRSRDAPLDRALAILTFVAEQRKALSAAEIASALALPLPTAHRLIGNLEDRGLIQKALGTKRYVVGSTLVTLSAKTIGAAFRTVRRHAVLSAVADRIGEQCEIGIVRDNAVAYVDSVQTKQQQGLQFNPGSAAPLHCTSTGKIYMSRLPTKVRQRLAHSLPLAQYTPTTIADPKTLLAQLDVIRRRGWAKTNEEYVLGVVGCAVPIVSPKGDLIACLGVSVPSARVGFEDLDAFIEPLQEAAALLSSTILQDNDDFDNSQFSE
- a CDS encoding DUF3471 domain-containing protein, whose product is MASIACRGEELTSRIGAESDADKVERLKAEQALPRKVVAIDPAALDQFVGFYQLAPTKIFTIDRDEGGLISRLTDQMFFSILAESSSKFFYRNSHIKAQLSFVKDDSGAVTALILHQNGKEQTAPRISKEKADAVEESIKSRKAANKPKPGSEHALRRMIKATQLGVPEPDLMSPNLAQAFEKQLIDNKRVLEWWGELQSIKFIGVSMADDCDVYGVKFEQAETEWRLSLNDMSRIETASFRIVP
- a CDS encoding IS630 family transposase (programmed frameshift); its protein translation is MPSPLSVDLRERVVAAVAAGASCHRAAARFGVSVSSASRWSQRSHQEGHVAPKPMGGDHTSKRIEAHAGLILMTSEQEPRLFLRELRDRLAEQGVQTSTSGLSRFFARHGISWKKGATYAAEQERADVRAAREAWFEAQPELDPDRLVFLDETAAATNMARRYGWAPRGERCRLAAPQGHYKTTTVTAALRTSGLCATALLDGPTNGRRFCSYVTETLIPVLHPGDIVVMDNLPAHKVAGVREAIEAAGARLLYLPSYSPDFNPIEQAFAKLKALLRSAAARTIPDLWPAIRQAFTRFTPQECRNYLAAAGYEDDLAVAT
- a CDS encoding alpha/beta fold hydrolase, with translation MARLQSSGFFDLGDGRLEYHFIGRQPEVAPTLVLLHEGLGSAMQWGALPETLARATECGVLAVSRQGYGASSPVPLPRPADYLEHEARAVLPRILDAADVRSCVLIGHSDGASIAALALAEGGVRLRGGVLIAPHFFVEEVTLSAIRRTRAAYERGLLKTRLGRWHADVEGTFRGWNDAWLDPGRRGWTIEAALTRLTVPVTLIQGTEDAYGTRAQIAAARRSCPPGLLTVRELPHVGHEPHREAFAGTIDLISAFIRHILKDEGGQRELQS
- a CDS encoding MFS transporter, whose protein sequence is MQTAATFASDPPALARPTGRQTATAAMASLFGWGLDLFDLFILLYVAPVVGTLFFPADKPMLSLAGAYASFAVTLLIRPLGSALFGSYADRFGRRRALMVAVIGVGLSTAVFGLLPTVGQIGWLATAIFLFFRLVQGVFVGGVVAASHTIGTESVPERWRGLMSGAVGSGGSAIGGLLASLVFYLVSLMAPGEAFADWGWRVMFFSGLLTSVIGLILFRNLEESPIFKDLQARKAALREGAPAKASPIRSLFSPSNRGSFAVATLISFGGGAAYYLTSGYLPTLLKLVNGVPNATASMILIGANVAAAIGACGMGELSQHIGRKRSFLLMGVIRLFAFPVLFLTMANTTSLMGVAACAFLLSLIANASYAPLLIFLNEKFPTAVRATGTGLTWNIGFALGGMLPTFVSLVADGPTQIPMVLTVVMTGVTLVYLVGAVITPETRGNLDRA
- a CDS encoding enoyl-CoA hydratase/isomerase family protein yields the protein MTSDTHTIDPRLTNLDGFRVEIDSERERADVILARPPMNVIAMPQRDEIRKVFEALDEDPRVRVIVLRAEGEHFSSGGYIKGFLDASPEHVSKLAWNMAAPARCSKPVIAANRGYTFGVGFEISLACDFRIVSETCRYALPEQKLGQIPGSGGSARLQKIVGITRTKDIVMRSKRIPGRQALDWGIATECVADADLEKATDALVDELRAFSPIAQRTAKKLLNDTEDASLSIAIELEGHCYSRLRQADDFREGVEAFHAKRAPRFTGS
- a CDS encoding AMP-binding protein, whose amino-acid sequence is MLDLGTSFLASVSRDPWALALVDGKTRLTYAEWFGVISATVAGLDRLGLKPGDHLVTVLQNRHEAATLHWACQFLGIVITPINWRAKAEEIDFAIENAEACAIAYEPVSAASLRESAASQRIPRIAVGTPPGPGEIAFADLAATEGSPATPRADAEAISLMLYTSGTTAKPKGVPRRHRAERAAAVAHVAQNLYGRGERTLGVMPLYHTMGVRSLLAMSLIGGTFVCLPRFDVAGALRLIAAERITNLYLVPTLYHDLVHHRDFQATNTTSVRKLGFAGAPMTDGLLARLTEAFRPDLFVNHYGSSEVYTFTINHEAAVKPGSAGRAGLNTMVRVVSLGGDPNQTAAPGEEGEIAVIAKGDEAFEGYWHRPEADAKAFRDGWYFTGDTGFADADGDLYVTGRVDDMIITGGENVSPVEIESRLSLHPAVSEVAVVGLPDERWGRIVAAFIKRSGSTDAAALDAHCRAGGLPSHKLPRRYVFVDEIPKSPVGKLLRRQLVAGEYVLEGGAEPHAEGHEAA